The window TTTCCGACACCCTGATATCCGTGCCAAACGGCTCTTTATTAAGACCGAAGAAAGTGCGATAATGATCATTCATCTTTATTCCTCCATTTTGAAGACCAAAGCTTTCCGCCCCGGTAGCCGGCTGTATGGTTTTCAACGTGGATCTGCGGATTGTTGTTTTTATCTCTTTTAACCCGGCAGTTGACATTAAGGTTGACCGGTCGTGCCATGCCGAAGGTTTGATTTTGATACTTGACCTCAACGCTTTCGGGTTCCGACTCATGGTAGAGCAGTTGCACCCGCTTGCCGATCAGCGGTATGGGGCCTTCGAATAAACGGCCGTTTAAAGTGATGGTTCTGTCTTTTGCAACCCTTCGCAGGACAACTTTTCTAAAGTGGTCTTTCAGATTTTTCGGAGCACTGCGAAGACAATGCATCTGGGAAGTGAACCGTGCCAGCGGTGTTTGACCGGTGGCGCCGTGTTTTCTTTGGTGGTAGGCGTCGTTGAGCCACAAACTGAATGCGGCATTGAGTTTGTCCAGCGTTTGCCCTTTAAATCCGGCGAGCATCTGACCGCGCACAGTCAGAAAAAATCGTTCGATTTTCCCACGCCCTTGAGGTTGGTACGGTTTGGAATGGACCAGGGTAATACCTAACGACGCAGTGATGTACTCAAGATGTTTGCTGCGAAAGGCCGCACCATTGTCAACATAGAGCTTTCTGGGCAAACCGCGTCTGGCCAAGGCATTTTCAAAGGCATCCAGATAATTAACCAATGCTTCCGACAGGTAAAAACGCCCGTAGACAACCAGCCGGCTGTGATCATCGATCACGGCGATCAAATAAGTTTTTCTCATTTTGCCATCGACCTCGACCCTGGGGCCATGCATCACGTCACTTTGCCACAGATCGTTGGGCAGTTCGGCTTCAAACTTGCGCCGGTCAACCGCTTTAGGCGCCGTTAAATTCATCAGGTTAAGCTGGTGCAAAAAACGGTAAACGGTTGTGGGATAAAGCTGTGTGCCGGGGGTGACTATGTTACGCTGGTTCATTTCTTCAATCAGCTGGGCGACGGTCGCTCCAGCCAACTCCTGTCTGAGTTGCACCATGGCAAGGCAGGTCTCTTCATCGATGGCCCTGCTTTTGCCTTTGTCGCTACGGTCTTTCGGGTACAAAGATCGCAGCTGTCCATTGCCGGCCTTGTAAACACGTATCCAGTGCTGGATGGTGCCTTTGCTGATCCTGGTTTTTTCTGAAAAAGGGATTTGCCATTTGCGGGCGCACTTATCCCGCATCAGACGTCTTTTTTCAGACCGGCTCATCTGATTTGCATTGACAAAGTCGCTGATTACGGAAAATCGAAACACCGCAACCTGCATTTTTTCATCTTCTGTCATCTTTTTCCTCCTTTCTGTGGGTTTTTCGATCCCATATCCCAAAAAGAAGGCTTAAAAAATGACACTGTTCGGTGGGGTGAGTATCACCTGAAAATGATTGCAGATTAATACGCCTCAAGCGTATTAAATGGTGCGCCTCACCGGAACCTGACCCAGTTGTAAAAGATAATCAAACCCGGCAACGACACCTTGATGCCAAATGTCTGTCAGATAGGCTCTGATCCTTTTGCACAAAGCTCTGAACCAGTGACGCTGGCGATTGGGGCTAATGCCGGGTAACCATCGATTTGTTGCTGATTTGCAGGCTATGCTTGAGCGGATCGTTTCAACCGGGGCCTGGAAGCGCTTAAAATACCCCTCTGGCCGCAACCGTATGACA is drawn from Candidatus Desulfatibia profunda and contains these coding sequences:
- a CDS encoding DDE-type integrase/transposase/recombinase, yielding MTEDEKMQVAVFRFSVISDFVNANQMSRSEKRRLMRDKCARKWQIPFSEKTRISKGTIQHWIRVYKAGNGQLRSLYPKDRSDKGKSRAIDEETCLAMVQLRQELAGATVAQLIEEMNQRNIVTPGTQLYPTTVYRFLHQLNLMNLTAPKAVDRRKFEAELPNDLWQSDVMHGPRVEVDGKMRKTYLIAVIDDHSRLVVYGRFYLSEALVNYLDAFENALARRGLPRKLYVDNGAAFRSKHLEYITASLGITLVHSKPYQPQGRGKIERFFLTVRGQMLAGFKGQTLDKLNAAFSLWLNDAYHQRKHGATGQTPLARFTSQMHCLRSAPKNLKDHFRKVVLRRVAKDRTITLNGRLFEGPIPLIGKRVQLLYHESEPESVEVKYQNQTFGMARPVNLNVNCRVKRDKNNNPQIHVENHTAGYRGGKLWSSKWRNKDE